The genomic region AAGCAGCCAAGAGTGTGCAGGAAGCAGCCCCTGGCCTggaccctcccctcccaccccaggctaTTCCCATGGGCATTTAAAGTGCCTTAGGATGCCCTCTGGGACCCACAGGTTCCTGACAGTTTCAACACTCAGCGAGGAGGCAGGCTGACATTCAAGGTTGGCTGAACACCTGCTAAGGGAGTGCCGAGTCCCGTGTTCTTTGTAACGTGTTTAAACCTCACAGGAAGCTGCCACCAAGAATCTTATGATGTCCTGGTAACAGAGAGGAAACTGGAACCTCCAAGAGGCAAAATGACTTGCCCACAGTCAAACAGCTAAGAAGTggtagaggcaggatttgaaccgggGTCTTTCCGACTCTCAAGCTGTCCCTATTTCCACTAGACGAGAGTTGTCAGAAGTGCGTCCCATGAGACTATTCCCTTCATAGCCTCTACTAAAATTTGCTTTTCTGGGTCTCTATCTTGGGAGACATTGCATACTGTACCCCCCTCCCAGGTGGCAGTTTACATGCACTGCAGGACACTAACAGCTCTGGAAAGGCTGCAGAGAAGATAATGATTTGCCTATTGAGAGCACCATTCCCCAACCTTCTTTGCTCGTGGAAAGTTTTTAGTGGTTGTATGTGGAAAATTGAATAGCACCTCCCAAGATTCCGCCCTGCACTGCCTCGGAAAGTTTAAGAAGGGAGTGTTTGGCAATGTTGTTGGCTGTTTCCATGGGAACTAGCTCAGGTTGGTTGTGCAAccttacctttaaaaaaaatgtaattcacCAGAGCCAAAACTGTGTCTTTGTCAAGATCCTTGACCAAATCCACAATTTTTCCttgggttcccttttctacatAGTCATTGATCTGTTTCTTGGCCTCTTCGGTGTCCCCGAAGTTGATGGAGAAGGCTTCTGAGTGGTACAGGTTCTTGACATCCTCCTGAAACTTATCCACTAGCTTCACAGTCTTGTCGATGAACAGCCCGTTGCCCGTGGTCAGCTGCAGTTGATTGTCTTGCTGGTTGAGGACTCGGAGGAGATGCTGGAAGCCGTCGTGGATCTGAGCCTCAGCTAGCTCAGTGAGGTTGAAACTGAGGCCCTCCAGGATCTGGGTGTGAGTGTCGCCCTTGGCTCCCAGGGAGAGCAACGCGAAGGCGGTCGCGATGCtgactggggagaagaagatgtTGGTGGTGTTGGACTGATGGGCCACGTGGCGGTACAGGCTGAAGGCGAAGTCAGCCAGGTTCGGGGCAATCTTGTGTTCGGCTGGCTCCTGCAGGTGTTCCTCATCATGTGCAGTTGCATGTGTCTCCTGCACAGCACATCCCTGAGGATCCTCAGCCAGGCAGCTGGGGACCAGGCAGCACAGGCATGCCAGCAGGAGGAGGCACCATGTGACGGAGGATGGCATTGTCCTgcaagagagagaaggggcacCAAGCCCCAGTCAGGCCACACGACGAGTCCCTGGGCCAGTCATCAGTACCATGGAGAGCAACCACAGTTTATGaaacacctactctgtgccaagcactgtcctacATCACCATCAAGGAAAGACTCAGAACGGTGCAAAGACTTTGATGGTGCTTACCGCATGCCAAGCTCCACTCTAGGCACTTTACTGTCTTATCCCATTGCCCTGGTGTCATGGACCCCGGAGGTAGGTCACGTGACAAGTCTCGGTTTACAGATGAGGGCACCAAAGGCCAGGGAGGTGtaagtcacctgcccaaggtcacagagcagtaAGGCAGCAGGACCAGCATAACACACCCAGGTGGTCTGGGTCTGGAGTCCATGCTCTCCATGGCTCCACTAACATCGGCAGTGACCCGAGTTGGGCATGCCACAGCCCCTATTTTACAaaagatgaaactgaggcacgggaAGCATAATGTACACATGCACAATTACCCAGGAAGCAGCTCAGATCAGGTTCAGGGATCATTGGGTCTGGAATGGCCCTGGAGGGCTGCTGTTGAACCCTGTTATTTAATGCTCAGAGGAGCTGCTGCCCAGAAAGGAGAGGATGTTGCCCCATGACACAGAGCCAGCACACAGCGGAGCTTTGACGAAACTCAGGAGGAGGCTGTCCCCACTCAACACTTGCAGCGAGCCTGAGCCCCGAGGAGTTCCCTGAGCTGGAGGGCTGCCCTCACGAGGAGTCTGCGGCCTCAGCTACATGACTGCGCTGTGCTCCCTGCAGTCAGCTAAGCTGCTCCTCCTGGTCACCATCTGTGCCCCAGCTCTGGGCTCAGCAGTGACGTGGGTGTGAGAGATGCT from Equus caballus isolate H_3958 breed thoroughbred chromosome 24, TB-T2T, whole genome shotgun sequence harbors:
- the LOC100065068 gene encoding alpha-1-antiproteinase 2-like isoform X1, whose amino-acid sequence is MPSSVTWCLLLLACLCCLVPSCLAEDPQGCAVQETHATAHDEEHLQEPAEHKIAPNLADFAFSLYRHVAHQSNTTNIFFSPVSIATAFALLSLGAKGDTHTQILEGLSFNLTELAEAQIHDGFQHLLRVLNQQDNQLQLTTGNGLFIDKTVKLVDKFQEDVKNLYHSEAFSINFGDTEEAKKQINDYVEKGTQGKIVDLVKDLDKDTVLALVNYIFFKGKWEKPFEPESTTEQDFHVDEKTTVRVPMMHRLSSFDVQYSDALSSWVLLLDYAGNATAFFILPDQGKLRHLEDTLTKGILARFLGNRHSSFVNVHLPKLSISGTYDLTSILPELGITKVFSRQADLSGITEEAPLTVSKALHKAVLTIDEKGTEAAGATMWEMIPMSLPPELEFNRPFILIIYDRNTKSPLFVGKVVDPTQK
- the LOC100065068 gene encoding alpha-1-antiproteinase 2-like precursor (The RefSeq protein has 14 substitutions compared to this genomic sequence); translated protein: MPSSVTWCLLLLAGLCCLVPSSLAEDLQGCAVQETHATAHDEEHLQEPAEHKIAPNLADFAFSLYRHVAHQSNTTNIFFSPVSIATAFALLSLGAKGDTHTQILEGLSFNLTELAEAQIHDGFQHLLRVLNHSDNQLQLTTGNGLFIDESAKLLDKFLEDVKKLYHSEAFSINFGDTEEAKKQINDYVEKGTQGKIVDLVKDLDKDTVLALVNYIFFKGKWEKPFEPESTTEQDFHVDEKTTVRVPMMHRLSSFDVQYSDALSSWVLLLDYAGNATAFFILPDQGKLRHLEDTLTKGILATFLENRHSSFVNVHLPKLSISGTYDLTSILPELGITKVFSRQADLSGITEEAPLTVSKALHKAVLTIDEKGTEAAGATMWEMIPMSLPPELEFNRPFVLIIYDRNTKSPLFVGKVVDPTQK